The Lathyrus oleraceus cultivar Zhongwan6 chromosome 5, CAAS_Psat_ZW6_1.0, whole genome shotgun sequence genome includes the window attttgattaaaagcaatccattcattttaaaattgttatcacgaactatgagattttaatccatcatttttatgttggtacgtaggcacaagtctgaaggtcttgtcaaacacaaaaatataatcaatgaattattttctcatccccacactctatttttctcaaacatcttttataccaaaaacatacacacacataaaaaaaaggctccctaggagtacctaggacactttggatgctaacaccttccctttgtgtaacaaacccccttacctgcaatctttggcattttattagttttgatttgaaaatttcttatctttgattttttttcgtactttccattttcctttggaaacaataaaaatgtggtggcgactctggttttattgacgttaaacttacccatagtttgatggtcatgaatttaccgctacatcTTCAATTTTAATATGTAAAATTGATTTAGATACGTTTGATTCCTCTTGAGTAAAATTAATTCAGCTTTTCAAAATTGATTATGTTTGAAGTTAGGTTTATTTGATTTTGCAGTGAAAAGAGTTGATTATAAATGAATTGATTATgtaaaattgattttaattaaaaGTAAATTGAAGTTAAAATGATTTATGTttaaataaatttattgaaaaatGAATTAAACAGTAAACTTTTTTACTGTAAAAACTACGTTTAAACtcaaaaattataatttttttattaaattagAATCAATTCTAAAGGCCGaatcaattttattttaaaataacCAAATACCTCAAATCATTTCAAAATCAATTCTACATTTCTAAAATTATATGtctttttttaaaattaaacCAAATATAAAATTTGTAATTTACATACATTTATTATCTTCAACTCACTTAAAAAAAAAGCCGAAGTTGCGCTAAGCTAGATTAGTCGCAGCCATCCtacaaaataaatataaaaaaaaccGTTGGAACCATAAATTCAACTTATAAATGTTAGTTGGTTGTTGACTTTCCTTTCCTTTTATTTTATCTAACAATCAATCCTACCAGCAACACTTCACTCCCCTTTCACATTTTACACAAGGACCAAACAAAACTATAAATATAATAACTCAAATTATTATTAATGggaataaaataaaatataaaaacaaagCATTTTTCTTCCTTTTGTTTTTATATTCTTAAATTGTGCAATCCCTTCACCTACGTCTCTATCCTCTTTTCTTCACTGCCCCTACCCTTATGTAGCCATTCCCACACACTCTCTCTATACTCCTTATGTATCCTACACAAACTTCAATGACACAACCATTCAAAAACACACATTCTCCACAAACGTTGTCAATGTGTCCTGCAGACATGTCCAACAATCCTCCTCCTGCCAAAAACTTCTTCCCCTCTCCTGCTCTCTCTCTTAGTCTCGTAACTACACATCTCTTCAATCATGCAAATATTTTTCTTTCATATATTTTCTCCGTCCATATAATATGGACGAAGAAAACATATGGTTGAAGGTAAAAGTTCGTAAATATATACTATGGTTGTAAAATAATTATTTCTCTTTCAGGCGGGTATTTTTCGCCATGGTGGTGCTGCGGTGGAGGGCGAAGGTGCGACTACGAGTAACATGGAGGTGGAGGAAGGGGAGGAAGGGAGTACTATAGGCGGCGGCGGCGGCGAACGCGTGGAGGAAATTAGCAGTGAGTATTCAGGTCCATCAAAATCCAAATCAGAGGAAGATTTTGACGGAGATGAACATGAAGAtgatgaggaagaagatgaaggtGGTGATGGAGACAATAAGAACAAGaagaagaaaaggaagaaataTCACAGACACACTGCTGAACAGATCAGATTCATGGAAGCGTGCGTATAATATAATCTTTTCTGTTATGTTTTTTCTTCACCTCTATGCGTGTGCCTTTTTTTGTTTGAAACACAATTAATACTCTTCTTTCATAATTCATAATTTATAATACATGTTTTTTTTTTGTCTCATTCTATTTATCATTttcaataaaaaaataaaattagtAGTATTATTATTGAATATCATTCATAAGTGCAATTATTGAATATTAGTTAGTTTTAACAAGTGAAATAAGTAATGAATGTAATATTGTAGGCTTTTCAAAGAATCACCACACCCTGATGAAAAACAGAGACAACATCTTAGCAAGCAATTAGGACTTGCTCCAAGACAAGTCAAGTTTTGGTTCCAAAATCGTAGAACTCAAATTAAGGTATTTCTAATTATTTTTCTGTAACACCGACAGTACTGAAAAATATATATTGAATTGGTGTTTGTCCAAAATTATCATTGATATTTATgattaaatataatttattaatttattattaatttaatttattaaCAATAGTATTCAACACTAAATATGATGTTTTTTTTTCAGGCAATACAAGAGAGACATGAAAATTCATTGTTGAAAACAGAAATAGAGAAACTAAGGGACAAAAACAAGACCCTAAGAGAGACCATAAACAAAGCTTGTTGCCCCAATTGTGGGGTACCTACCACAAACAGAGATGGTTCCATGCCAACTGAAGAACAACAACTTCGTATTGAAAATGCCAAACTCAAATCCGAGGTTAATTTTAAGTACACTTTAAACCTTTCTTATCTACTAGTTTACTTATCATGTCTATTATTAACCAATGCTCGGTGAATTCTGCTTCACAATGATATAGGTAGAGAAACTTCGAGCCGCGTTAGGGAAATATGCATCTGGAACAATGTCACCTTCATGTTCTACTAGCCATGATCAAGAGAATATAAAAAGTTCTTTGGATTTTTATACTGGAATTTTTGGTCTTGATGAGTCAAGGATAATGGATGTGGTGAACCAAGCAATGGAAGAGCTGATTAAGATGGCTACAACGGGGGAACCATTGTGGCTACGTAGCTTTGAGACCGGTCGTGAAATATTGAACTATGATGAATATCTGAAGGAGTTTGGAGGTGAAAATTCGGACAATGATAGGCCAAAGAgatccattgaagcttcaagAGATACAGGAGTTGTTTTTGCAGATCTTCATAGCATTGTCCAATGTTTTCTTGATGCTGTAAGACAcaaattaatgcttttatataTTGAATTATTTTCTTCAATCATAAGAATAATATGATTATATACATCTTAATAGTCTTTTTATATTTTATAACTAAGCGATTATTTATTGTATGTTCGGATTCAGTGAGTTTGACAGAATCAAAACAAATGAACTTAAGTGATTACGTTAAAACTATAGAATTTTAAGATAATTTAAGTGGCATTGTGACAAGAATTTTTTTTGCATGTGCATATTTTGTCATGGGTAAGTTAAGAAGATATTTATTGTGTTATTTTGCAGAATCAATGGAAGGAAATGTTTCCATGTTTAATATCTAAGGCTGCAACCGTAGATATTATTTGCAAAGGAGAAGGTTCTAACAAGAATGGTGTTGCGCAACTGGTAAGATTTTTCGTTATCGATAAGAATCAAACTCGATATCTTATAGTTTAGGACACTCACGCGCTAGACACCGATAACTAATGATCGTCCCGCTAATGGTTAGTAGAATCGGTCTCTCGAAATAGTCTATTGTTGATCGGATACtgaattttcaaaaaataaaaacatcaatGAAAGTTTGATACAACTTTATGCAATAATGGTAAATTGAATGTAATATCTAAAATGAACAAAATTTATTTCTTGCTATGAATCTGAAAGGAACAGTTCATACACGGATTCATTGATCTGGAAATATGGATATTATATTTTACAAAGTGGTCCAAAACATGACAAGCAAAAGAAAATGATGGTACCTCGTAGTTTTAAATGATGTTTTCTACTAGTAATAGTATATTTGAAAATGT containing:
- the LOC127087480 gene encoding homeobox-leucine zipper protein GLABRA 2, giving the protein MYPTQTSMTQPFKNTHSPQTLSMCPADMSNNPPPAKNFFPSPALSLSLAGIFRHGGAAVEGEGATTSNMEVEEGEEGSTIGGGGGERVEEISSEYSGPSKSKSEEDFDGDEHEDDEEEDEGGDGDNKNKKKKRKKYHRHTAEQIRFMEALFKESPHPDEKQRQHLSKQLGLAPRQVKFWFQNRRTQIKAIQERHENSLLKTEIEKLRDKNKTLRETINKACCPNCGVPTTNRDGSMPTEEQQLRIENAKLKSEVEKLRAALGKYASGTMSPSCSTSHDQENIKSSLDFYTGIFGLDESRIMDVVNQAMEELIKMATTGEPLWLRSFETGREILNYDEYLKEFGGENSDNDRPKRSIEASRDTGVVFADLHSIVQCFLDANQWKEMFPCLISKAATVDIICKGEGSNKNGVAQLMFAELQMLTPMVATREVYFVRYCKQLSGEKWAIVDVSIDKVEDNIDMSLMKCRKRPSGCIIEDKSNGHCKVTWVEHLECQRSTVHSMFRTIVNSGLAFGAKHWIATFQLQCERLVFFMATNVPMKDSTGVATLAGRKSILKLAQRMTWSFCQAVSASSFHTWTKVTSKTGEDIRISSRKNLNDPGEPLGLILCAVSSVWLPVYHNVLFDFLRDEARRTEWDIMSSGGAVQTIANLAKGQDRGNAVTIQTIKSKENNMWILQDSCTNSYESMVVYAPVDIAGIQSVMTGCDSSNLAILPSGFSIVPDGLESRPMVITSRREEKNIEGGSLFTIAFQILTNASPTAKLTMESVDSVNSLVSCTLKHIRTSLHCEDG